The following are encoded in a window of uncultured Sphaerochaeta sp. genomic DNA:
- a CDS encoding zinc ribbon domain-containing protein — translation MAYCVHCGVKLSSGAKTCPLCGTEVLLPPGMEESSSEPLFAEKLPPDGTRGITKARKGLVELIVALFVVSEITVGLSLFFSGALSYAYIPLFCIAMAAISLVAVVLAKPRYVNHASWQSLIAAILLLGLDGYDLTWAWSLVAAGGIAMFWMYGVFPWTRWAKKHLKGSVALSVLTTLFYVALINVVVSGSFTWFLPVAIPTLLALLLGSSLFLFWFANRKGNRIPIADIVLGSMVVLFISSAVFDGALTRYQTGAVYLRWASSLLVSAIVILLFMVAVSLSLRLRRYFTSHNRHD, via the coding sequence ATGGCATATTGCGTACATTGTGGAGTTAAATTATCCAGCGGGGCAAAGACTTGCCCTTTATGTGGGACAGAGGTCCTTCTTCCCCCAGGAATGGAGGAGTCGTCCAGCGAACCTCTCTTTGCAGAGAAATTACCCCCAGACGGAACTCGTGGTATCACCAAGGCAAGAAAAGGTTTGGTTGAATTAATTGTGGCCTTGTTTGTGGTCAGCGAGATCACCGTTGGTCTCTCCCTCTTCTTTTCTGGAGCCTTGTCGTATGCTTACATTCCCCTGTTCTGTATAGCCATGGCTGCCATAAGCCTTGTTGCTGTTGTATTGGCAAAACCCCGCTATGTCAATCATGCAAGTTGGCAAAGCTTGATTGCTGCGATCTTGCTTCTTGGGCTTGATGGGTATGATCTCACGTGGGCTTGGTCACTCGTTGCAGCTGGTGGTATTGCAATGTTCTGGATGTATGGGGTGTTTCCTTGGACCAGATGGGCAAAGAAGCATCTGAAGGGGAGTGTAGCACTAAGTGTATTGACCACTCTCTTCTATGTAGCGCTTATTAACGTGGTCGTCTCTGGTTCCTTTACTTGGTTCCTTCCAGTAGCCATTCCAACTCTCCTTGCTCTTTTGCTTGGATCCTCTCTGTTTCTTTTCTGGTTTGCCAATAGAAAGGGAAACAGGATTCCCATTGCAGATATTGTGCTCGGGTCAATGGTAGTTCTATTCATTTCCAGTGCAGTCTTTGATGGTGCTCTAACCCGCTACCAAACAGGTGCTGTCTATCTTCGTTGGGCAAGCAGTCTTTTGGTATCGGCAATAGTTATCCTGTTGTTCATGGTTGCCGTCTCTCTATCCCTGCGCCTCAGGAGATATTTCACCAGTCATAATAGACATGACTAA
- the ybaK gene encoding Cys-tRNA(Pro) deacylase, with amino-acid sequence MKKTNAMRILEAQAIPYEVVEYTWDEEHLDAVHASEVAGLEPSQVFKTIVLEDSEKQIFVFCLPADFSVSLKKVRALTGSKDIELLKLDRLQSVTGYIRGGCSPLGMKRQFPTFIEEVAQTEPYIHVSADMRGLQLKIKPEDLVSATQGQFADFT; translated from the coding sequence ATGAAAAAGACCAATGCGATGCGAATCCTGGAGGCACAAGCCATTCCCTATGAGGTAGTGGAGTACACGTGGGATGAAGAGCACCTGGATGCAGTGCATGCGAGTGAGGTTGCAGGTTTGGAACCTTCACAGGTTTTCAAGACAATCGTGCTAGAGGATAGTGAGAAGCAGATATTTGTATTCTGCCTTCCTGCAGACTTCTCTGTCAGCCTGAAGAAAGTGAGAGCATTGACGGGTAGCAAGGATATAGAGCTATTGAAGCTTGATCGGTTGCAGTCTGTCACAGGGTATATCCGTGGAGGTTGCAGCCCCTTGGGGATGAAAAGGCAATTCCCTACATTCATCGAGGAAGTCGCCCAGACAGAACCGTATATCCATGTGAGTGCAGATATGCGTGGCCTGCAGCTGAAAATCAAACCAGAAGACCTCGTATCAGCCACACAAGGACAGTTTGCAGACTTTACTTAG
- a CDS encoding ABC transporter permease produces the protein MNMLDFITKLLAATLAMGTSLAYATLGEVYTQKTGILNLGMEGIMLMGALAGFTTAFNTGNLYLALMMAMLVGGFFSLIHAFLCITMRANQVPAGLAITMFGTGLANFLGERLGPASNGYNLTGMNIPDKFSNIAIPFLSDIPILGALFDVSLLTYALYILIPFAWFFMYKTKHGMVVRAVGENPRTAASMGISVTKIRYLYTVIGGMLAGLGGACLSLSFTPSWNEGMTGGKGWIVIALVIFSTWNPARVVIGTLVFGGITSLQFSLQAAGLKMVIPSQFLGFSPYLITLVALAAMTIINQKKKGSFASPSALGTSFAIDDK, from the coding sequence ATGAACATGCTTGATTTCATCACGAAACTACTAGCGGCAACATTGGCCATGGGGACCTCCCTTGCGTATGCAACCTTGGGAGAGGTCTATACCCAAAAAACAGGGATACTGAACCTAGGAATGGAAGGCATCATGCTCATGGGAGCTCTTGCAGGATTCACCACAGCGTTCAATACCGGGAATCTGTATCTAGCTCTGATGATGGCGATGCTGGTGGGAGGGTTCTTCAGCCTCATCCATGCATTCCTCTGTATTACGATGAGGGCCAACCAAGTTCCAGCAGGCCTTGCCATCACCATGTTCGGTACCGGTCTTGCCAACTTCCTGGGAGAACGTCTTGGACCTGCCTCCAATGGATACAACCTCACCGGTATGAACATACCCGACAAGTTCAGTAACATTGCAATCCCATTCTTGAGTGATATCCCAATCCTGGGAGCTCTCTTCGATGTGAGTTTGCTTACCTATGCACTGTACATTCTTATCCCATTTGCCTGGTTCTTCATGTACAAGACCAAGCATGGCATGGTTGTCCGTGCTGTTGGTGAAAATCCAAGAACAGCGGCATCGATGGGTATCTCAGTTACCAAGATCCGGTATCTATACACCGTAATTGGAGGTATGCTTGCTGGTCTTGGTGGAGCTTGTCTCTCTTTGAGTTTCACTCCCAGCTGGAATGAAGGCATGACCGGGGGCAAGGGCTGGATTGTAATTGCCTTGGTTATCTTCTCCACATGGAACCCAGCGCGTGTAGTAATCGGAACACTGGTCTTTGGTGGTATAACCAGTCTGCAGTTCAGCCTACAGGCTGCTGGACTGAAGATGGTCATCCCAAGCCAGTTCCTTGGATTCTCGCCGTATCTGATCACACTTGTTGCATTGGCGGCCATGACCATCATCAACCAGAAGAAAAAAGGCTCATTTGCCTCTCCTTCTGCCTTGGGAACGTCGTTTGCCATAGACGACAAATAA